Genomic window (Helianthus annuus cultivar XRQ/B chromosome 3, HanXRQr2.0-SUNRISE, whole genome shotgun sequence):
TCTCTGGAGGTGTGGACGAAGGCCCATTTATTGTTTTCATGGGTGTCGCCATGTCGATTACAGCTTTCCCAGTACTCGCGCGTATTTTAGCCGAACTCAAGCTCTTGACTACGGATGTAGGGAAAATGGCGATGTCAGCAGCCGCGGTAAACGACGTGGTGGCTTGGATTTTACTTGCACTAGCTGTTGCTTTGTCGGGTACAGGTCGTTCGCCACTTGTTGCACTATGGGTTTTCTTGTGTGCCTCGGGTTTTGTTCTTTTGTGCTCGTTTTTGGTCCCACGTGTATTCAATTGGATGTCCCAACGGTGCCCGAATGGTGAGCCGGTTGACGAGTTGTACGTTTGTGTGACTCTAGGTGGGGTTTTGGCTGCAAGTTTTGTGACGGATACTATTGGGATTCATGCACTTTTTGGGGCATTTGTTGTTGGAGTTTTGATCCCGAAAGAAGGTCCTTTTGGTGGGGCGTTAGTGGAAAAAGTTGAGGATCTCGTCTCGGGTTTATTTCTACCGCTTTACTTTGTCTCAAGTGGTTTGAAGACGAATGTAGCATCGATCAAAGGGGCTCGGTCGTGGGGGCTGTTACTTTTAGTCATTTTTACAGCTTGTTTTGGGAAGATTGCCGGCTCGGTTGGGGTTTGTCTTATGTGGAAAATGCCGTTCATGGAAGCTCTTGCAATCGGGCTTTTGATGAACACCAAGGGCTTGGTTGAAATCATTGTCCTAAACATCGGGAAAGACCGAGGGGTATAACTCTCTAAGACCATCTGTAGTGTATAGCGTTTTTCACTTAAAAACGTCTCTACCACATAGGTAAATGTTGATACAGAGATGCTTAAGACCCGGCCTAAGGACCACTTttagtttcttttttttaattgatCTAAGAACATATAGTTTAGATAAActttaaaaagataaaaaaaagttataaaagtgtaaaaacttaaaaagtttaaaatttatgTACGGTAAACTAAGAGGATATGAACAAATTTATCTTGACTGATTATTTGGTGAAATATCAGGTTCTGAACGATGAAACATTTGCTATACTGGTGTTAATGGCGCTATTGACGACATTTATCACAACTCCTCTAGTTGTTGCAGTATACAAACCCGCTAAAACGCCATCAAACTCCGAATACAAACACCGAACTCTTGACGGGAGAGGCTCTTCCACAAGCCCGTTCCGTATGTTGTTCTGTTTCCACAGTGTAAGAAACATACCAACCATGATCAATCTAATTGAGGTTTTACGCGGGACTGGAAAACGAGAAGTACTTTTGGTTCATGCAATGCACCTAATGGAGCTTTCGGAGAGGTCTTCGGCTATACTAATGGTTCACAAAGCAAGGAAAAACGGGCTCCCGTTTTGGAAGAAGGATACCAATTCGGGTTCTGACCAGATCGTGGTGGCGTTTGAGGCTTTTCAGCAGCTGAGTAGGGTCGCCATCTGGCCAACGACTGCCATATCTGCTGTTTCAAGCATGCATGAAGATATATGTAGTGGCGCAGAGAGCAACCGGGCTGCCATGATTATACTCCCGTTTCATAAGCACCTTAGACTCGATGgccaactcgaaaccacacgagcTGAGTACAGGTAATCAAATCATATCTCTTAACTATATATAACTAGTATTAAGTTCCCACGTGTTTGCGGTGGAGGCGTAAAACCCTGACAAATAGCACCAATGTCGCAGCACCACCAGCAACCAACAACACTAAAGTTGTGGTGTGTTAATGCGGATAAATAAGATctaaacgtaaaacatagaaaataataactaacttGATTTAggacccgcgcgttgcgacgaacctgtcaaacggtAAATAAATAGACgacaaaaaacgttgaaccacacacgcacgttgcgtcagttaacttgcaaaatttggaACGAAGCGTAaaataaaacgtaaaaacgttgaactacacacgaacgttgcgtcgtgttaactgttaactcacaaaatctagaacaaaacgtaaaacaaaaGTTATGCGAAATATGACTGTAGGGAGCAAAGTTGAAAGTTAAAAAGTTGTGTTTGTATTACAATTGAATACTTTTAGATATGCTAATTATATAACTTTTGTATTTTCAGACACGTGAACAAAAAGGTCTTGGAGTACGCCCCGTGTTCAGTCGGGATCTTAGTCGACCGCGGTTTTGGTGGGACCTCTCATATCGCGGCGAGCAATGTCAACTCCCTAGTAACGGTCTTATTCTTCGGCGGCCAAGATGACCACGAGGCATTAGCCTATGGGGCCCGGATGGCTGAGCATCCCGGTATCAACCTTATTGTAGCCCGGTTCCTTCTCAACCCTAGTGCAACCGCCACCTCTGGATCCATCACCATCGACATCAAAGAATCCAACACCATCGAAACTCAAACTTCGGACAACGATGTAATTGAAGAATTTAAGAAAAAGTTTTTGTTGAAGTA
Coding sequences:
- the LOC110930402 gene encoding cation/H(+) antiporter 18, giving the protein MASTPDCAPLMKATSHGVFQGDSPLHYALPLVILQMCLVLILTRVLAYLLKPLRQPRVVAEIVGGVLLGPSALGRNKAYLHTVFPPRSLTVLDTLANIGLLFFLFLVGLELDLNSLRRTGKKALSIAMAGISLPFILGIGVSFILIGTISGGVDEGPFIVFMGVAMSITAFPVLARILAELKLLTTDVGKMAMSAAAVNDVVAWILLALAVALSGTGRSPLVALWVFLCASGFVLLCSFLVPRVFNWMSQRCPNGEPVDELYVCVTLGGVLAASFVTDTIGIHALFGAFVVGVLIPKEGPFGGALVEKVEDLVSGLFLPLYFVSSGLKTNVASIKGARSWGLLLLVIFTACFGKIAGSVGVCLMWKMPFMEALAIGLLMNTKGLVEIIVLNIGKDRGVLNDETFAILVLMALLTTFITTPLVVAVYKPAKTPSNSEYKHRTLDGRGSSTSPFRMLFCFHSVRNIPTMINLIEVLRGTGKREVLLVHAMHLMELSERSSAILMVHKARKNGLPFWKKDTNSGSDQIVVAFEAFQQLSRVAIWPTTAISAVSSMHEDICSGAESNRAAMIILPFHKHLRLDGQLETTRAEYRHVNKKVLEYAPCSVGILVDRGFGGTSHIAASNVNSLVTVLFFGGQDDHEALAYGARMAEHPGINLIVARFLLNPSATATSGSITIDIKESNTIETQTSDNDVIEEFKKKFLLKYNTVKYEERVVADASETEAMIREYGRSNLFLVGRMPEGVVVEFLKKNSECPEMGPVGNLLISPSFTTAASVLVVQQYHTQLSLHSLASLREDGTTDWVDS